From the genome of Aminivibrio pyruvatiphilus:
CCCCGAACGGTGGTATGAAACACCCCGGACTGCAGCGGCCGCGGTTCTGCTCGGCTTTTCCCTGGACTGCGAGGAGAGCGGCGACTTTTCATCCTTTCTCTGGAAGGCCGCCGATGGCGGAGTGGTGTCCAAAGAAGCTCTTGCGGCAGCTCCCGCGGACCCTTCCATCTCGAGGTTCGCCGCGAAGATGACGGGGTATGTGCGTCACTGGGCGGCCCTGGACAGTATTTCCGTGGAAACGGTTCTCGACTCCTATGACGCGATGAAGGAGAGGGGGTTTGCCCGGAAACGGCGGATGCAGTTCCCAGTGGGGGCCCTCGGAAACGTCGAGTATACGGTCACCCTCTATTCTGACGGGAAGGGAGCCATGGCCGTGGGGTGCGTTCCCGGCCAGGCGACGGACCGGCACAGGGGGGAAAGGGTGTTCACTCTGCCGGAGGAGGTTTACGGGCAGGCACTGCGGGACGATTCCTTCGGGGGAGCGGAGGACGACTTTTTCACCCTGTCCGCGCTGCTCCAGGCGAAGCTGTACGAGGGATGGCACCGCAGGATCAGGCGGTTTACGGACGTTTTTCTTTCGCCGGGAGGGTAGCCATGCCAGGGGGAGGAAGGATCCGGATCGGAACCTGTTCATGGGCGGACCGGGGGCTCGTCGCCAGCGGATGGTATCCTCCTTCCGCCCGGACGGCCGCCGCGAGGCTGGCGTTTTACGGGGCCGCTTTCGATACCGTGGAGGTGGACAGCACCTTCTACGCCATCCCCGAGCAGGCATCGGCCTTCCAGTGGGCCGCCAGGACTCCTCCGGGCTTTTTGTTCAACGTGAAGGCCTGGGGGCTGTTCACCTGGCACTCGGTGAAGTACGAGACCCTTCCTGAATGGGTGCGCCATGAAATTCCCCGGCCGGAGTCTGGGCGCCTCGATTTTCAGGGCCTGCCCCGGGAGCTCCGGCCCGTTCTCTGGAAACGGTTCACTTCCGCCCTGGAGCCTCTCCGGACCATGGACCGCATGGGGTACCTCCTGTTCCAGCTTCCCCCGAAGGCTTCCTTTTCACCGGTGATGATGCGCTATCTCGAGCGGGTGGCGGAGGTCACTCCTCCTTTCCGCACGGCGGTGGAGGTGCGGAACAGGTCGTGGATGGAGAAGGGGAACCGGGAATCCTTCCTGTCGCTGCTTAAGGGGGCGAACATGGCCTACGTGGCCGTGGACGAGCCGGAGCTCGACTGGACCGTGGGAAGGGATTTTCCGGTGACGGCCACCTGGGGGGCCGTGGCGCGGTTTCACGGGCGGAACAGGGAGGGCTGGACAAAAAAAGGAGCCACGGTGGCGGAGAAATTCCGCTACAATTACTCAGACGGGGAACTTCTCTCCTGGGAGGGGGCTGTCAGAGACGCCGCGGAGCGGGCCGGCAAGGTCTTCCTCATGTTCAACAACTGCTACCGGGATTATGCGGTGAAAAACGCCCTCAGGATGAAATGCCTCCTCGGCGTGGCCTGTTCTCCGGGAGAGGGCGTCCAGGGGGAACTTTCCTTTGGAGAATAAAGCTGAAAACATTAGAAAATAAGAGCCTGCAGTCTGGAATCGCCAATATTTCCGCTCCATAGGGCGTAGTCAGTGTTGATGAAAAGCACCCCCAAGGGTAGAATACTCTAAACGGGTTATCCGGACGGAGAGAACAGAAACGAGAAGCAAGTCAGGAAAAACCGATAGAAGCAGAAACAAGTCCAAGACAGCCTGTACCATGTTCCACCAGCACCGGAAGCTACACTGAAAAGAA
Proteins encoded in this window:
- a CDS encoding DUF72 domain-containing protein encodes the protein MPGGGRIRIGTCSWADRGLVASGWYPPSARTAAARLAFYGAAFDTVEVDSTFYAIPEQASAFQWAARTPPGFLFNVKAWGLFTWHSVKYETLPEWVRHEIPRPESGRLDFQGLPRELRPVLWKRFTSALEPLRTMDRMGYLLFQLPPKASFSPVMMRYLERVAEVTPPFRTAVEVRNRSWMEKGNRESFLSLLKGANMAYVAVDEPELDWTVGRDFPVTATWGAVARFHGRNREGWTKKGATVAEKFRYNYSDGELLSWEGAVRDAAERAGKVFLMFNNCYRDYAVKNALRMKCLLGVACSPGEGVQGELSFGE